One part of the Pogoniulus pusillus isolate bPogPus1 chromosome 8, bPogPus1.pri, whole genome shotgun sequence genome encodes these proteins:
- the LOC135177810 gene encoding uncharacterized protein LOC135177810 translates to MRAGGPPRVKLQKGAGTVPAGGEAVVSETHPDSRHIVHDLQLQARGRGLCMVGGLGEPWQQLCAAQQQGPGTIHTLRALCRSCGEERDLLGLGWIFFGGGAQGRDSKLWDLNSGQEEEGEEETRALSNQVKQRPHREAVVCSPPRRPGTERDGLIPPAAAQGWAGKCQGDALSVEGHSVQDLRECGGAVGNRRAGSSGIAEVGARCGQGSPRGLGMRRGTTRPGGAGGAGATGGSTRCSSSFSIRNPARHGGSIDRVSS, encoded by the exons ATGCGAGCAGGTGGACCTCCAAGGGTTAAACTACAGAAAGGAGCAGGTACGGTGCCCGCTG GAGGCGAAGCGGTTGTGAGCGAAACGCATCCCGACTCCCGGCATATAGTCCATGATCTGCAGCTTCAGGCTAGAGGAAGAGGGCTCTGCATGGTGGGGGGACTCGGGGAGccgtggcagcagctctgtgcggCACAGCAGCAAGGACCAGGGACCATTCACACCCTgcgagctctgtgt AGGAGCTGCGGGGAGGAACGGGAtttgctggggctggggtggattttttttggtggcGGTGCTCAAGGAAGGGATAGCAAACTGTGGGATCTCAACagcgggcaggaggaggagggggaggaggagacgAGGGCTTTGTCAAACCAGGTGAAGCAAAGACCGCACCGGGAAGCGGTGGTCTGCAGCCCACCGAGGCGGCCCGGAACAGAACGGGACGGTCTCATCCCTCCAGCCGCGGCACAGGGATGGGCAGGGAAGTGTCAGGGGGACGCTCTTTCCGTGGAGGGTCACAGTGTGCAGGACCTCCGAGAGTGCGGGGGAGCCGTGGGGAACCGCAGAGCCGGCAGCAGTGGCATAGCCGAGGTGGGGGCACGGTGTGGCCAGGGCAGCCCACGGGGCCTGGGTATGCGACGGGGCACGACCCGGCCcgggggggctggaggggccGGTGCGACGGGAGGCAGCACccgctgctcctcctccttctccatccGTAACCCGGCGAGACACGGCGGCAGTATCGACCGG GTTTCTTCCTAG